CAGCCCCGGTGCCCGCGGCCGTGATGGAAGTCTTCGTCAATCTATCCCAGATCGAGACGATCATGATGCGCGGCCCCACACGCTCCAGCGTTACGATCGATGAAGGGGTGCAGGTCGACCTGCGCGTGGTCGATCCCAGCTCTTTCGGGGCGGCCCTTGCCTACCTCACCGGAAGCAAGCAGCACAACGTGCGGCTGAGGGAAATGGCGGTGAAGCGCGGGCTGCGCATAAACGAGTACGGCGTATTCCAGGAGGACGGCGTGCACCGGCTCGGCGGCGAGAACGAGGAGGATATCTACCGCCTGCTCGACCTGCCGTTCATCCCGCCGGAGCTGCGCGAGGATCAGGGGGAGGTGGAAGCTGCCCTCGCAGGGACGCTGCCGCAGCTGGTGACCCTCTCGGATCTCAGGGGCGACCTTCATGTGCACACCCGCTGGAGCGACGGTTCCCACACCATAGCGGACGTGGCGGCTGCGGCCATGGCGCGGGGACTTTCGTACATTGCGGTCACCGACCATTCAAGAGGACTGGCCGTGACCGGTGGTCTCAGCATCGAGCGGCTTATGGAGCAGGGGGAGGAGATCGCCTCCTTCAACAAGACTCAATCGGGGGTGACGGTGCTGCGCGGGACGGAGATGGAGATCCATGATGACGGCACCCTGGACTATCCGGATGAGGTGCTGCAAAAGCTCGAATTCGTCGTCGCCGCAGCGCACACCGGCTTTCACCTCTCAAAAGAGCAGAACACCGCGCGACTCGTGGGGGCGATGAGGAATCCGTGGGTTGCCATAATAGCCCACCCCACGGGGAGGCTCATCGGCGAGCGGGAGCCGTATCCGGTGGACATGGAGGAAGTCCTCCGGGTGGCACGGGAAACGGGGACGGCTCTGGAGATCAGCAGCTACCCCTTCCGCCTCGACCTGAACGACCGCGACGTGCGCAGGGCGAAGGAGCTGGGGGTACGGCTGGCGATCAGCAGCGACACCCACGCGGCGCTGCAGTTTGACCATCTGCCGTACGGTATTTCAGTCGCACAGCGCGGGTGGCTTGAAAAGAAGGACCTCTTGAATGCGCTGGAGGTCCAGGATCTGCTGAAGTGGGTGAAGGGAAAGAAGGGGAGGAAGGCGTAAAGGGGGCTTTAGTCGGATAGGAGACTTTCGGTATGGCGATTCAATCGATCAATCCTGCAACGGGGAAGGTTTTGGATACTTTCGAGGAGTGGACCGCTGAAAAGACGGCTCATGTCGTCTCGCAGGTGCACAAGGCGTGGCTGGAATGGCGCAACTCCTCTTTTGCGGAGCGTGCGGCGGTCATGAAGGGGGCGGCGGAGGTGCTGCGCCACAACAGGGACGAATTTGCCCAGCTCATGGCGCTGGAGATGGGAAAGCCGATAAGACAGGGGCGCGATGAGGTGGAGAAGTGCGCCTGGGGGTGCGAGTACTTCGCGGAGAATGCGGAGGCGATGCTGGCGCCGGAGAGCGCCAACAGCGACGGCTCCGCGGCCTATGTCGCCTTTCGCCCCTTAGGTGTCGTGCTGGCGATCATGCCGTGGAACTTCCCCTTCTGGCAGGTGTTCCGTTTTGCCGCGCCGGCGCTCATGGCGGGAAATACCGCGGTTTTGAAGCACTCTTCCAACGTGCCTCTTACGGCGCTTGCCATAGAACAGGTCTTTGTGCGCGCGGGATTTCCGGAGGACGTGTTCCGCACCCTCCTGGTGAGCTCGAGCCACGCGGAAGAGGTGCTGGAAAACCCTCTCGTGCGCGCGGTCTCACTCACCGGAAGCAGCGATGCCGGACGGCATGTGGCAAGGCGGGCAGGGGAGCTGTTGAAGAAATCGGTACTGGAACTAGGGGGGAGCGATCCTTTCGTGGTACTCGACGACGCGGATCTGGACAGCGCGGCGCGCATCGCGGCGAAGGCGCGGTGCTTCAACTCCGGACAGAGCTGCATCGCGGCGAAGCGCTTCATCGTGGAGAGGAGCGTGTACGGCCCGTTCCTCAATCGCTTCAGGACGGCCATGGCTTCTCTCGTGGTGGGGGATCCGATGGAGGAGAGGACGGAGGTCGGGCCGCTGGCGCGCGGCGACCTGCGCGAGGCGTTGCATGAGCAGGTGCTCGACGCGGTGCAGCACGGCGCCGAGCTCGCACTCGGCGGCATGATACCGCACAAGGACGGCTTTTTCTACCCGACGACGGTCCTCTCCGGGGTGCGCCCTGGGATGCGGGCGTACCACGAGGAACTCTTCGGTCCCGTCGCCTCCGTCATTCCGGTGCGGGACGACGAGGAAGCGATAGAGGTGGCGAACGACACCCCCTTTGGTCTCGGCGGCTCTGTATGGACGCGTGACACGGCGAAAGGGGAGGCACTCGCTGCGCGGATCGAGGCGGGGGCTGTCTTTGTGAACGGCATGGTGAAGAGCGACCCGCGCCTTCCGTTCGGCGGGATAAAGGACTCCGGGTTCGGGCGGGAACTGTCGCGTTA
The DNA window shown above is from Geomonas sp. RF6 and carries:
- the polX gene encoding DNA polymerase/3'-5' exonuclease PolX; the protein is MKNREIARIFSEMASILEIKDDNVFKIRAYRKAALNLEGISQSLENLSRKELLEIPGVGADLAAKIEEYLQTGKIAAFEELKTTVPAGLHSMLAIPDLGPKTAKLLYDTLGISTIEELEKAAVEHRLAGIRGIQQRTEEKILNGIRSLKRGRERYPLGRMLPAARALVEELQKRAQVDRIEIAGSIRRRRETIRDIDIVATAPVPAAVMEVFVNLSQIETIMMRGPTRSSVTIDEGVQVDLRVVDPSSFGAALAYLTGSKQHNVRLREMAVKRGLRINEYGVFQEDGVHRLGGENEEDIYRLLDLPFIPPELREDQGEVEAALAGTLPQLVTLSDLRGDLHVHTRWSDGSHTIADVAAAAMARGLSYIAVTDHSRGLAVTGGLSIERLMEQGEEIASFNKTQSGVTVLRGTEMEIHDDGTLDYPDEVLQKLEFVVAAAHTGFHLSKEQNTARLVGAMRNPWVAIIAHPTGRLIGEREPYPVDMEEVLRVARETGTALEISSYPFRLDLNDRDVRRAKELGVRLAISSDTHAALQFDHLPYGISVAQRGWLEKKDLLNALEVQDLLKWVKGKKGRKA
- a CDS encoding NAD-dependent succinate-semialdehyde dehydrogenase, which gives rise to MAIQSINPATGKVLDTFEEWTAEKTAHVVSQVHKAWLEWRNSSFAERAAVMKGAAEVLRHNRDEFAQLMALEMGKPIRQGRDEVEKCAWGCEYFAENAEAMLAPESANSDGSAAYVAFRPLGVVLAIMPWNFPFWQVFRFAAPALMAGNTAVLKHSSNVPLTALAIEQVFVRAGFPEDVFRTLLVSSSHAEEVLENPLVRAVSLTGSSDAGRHVARRAGELLKKSVLELGGSDPFVVLDDADLDSAARIAAKARCFNSGQSCIAAKRFIVERSVYGPFLNRFRTAMASLVVGDPMEERTEVGPLARGDLREALHEQVLDAVQHGAELALGGMIPHKDGFFYPTTVLSGVRPGMRAYHEELFGPVASVIPVRDDEEAIEVANDTPFGLGGSVWTRDTAKGEALAARIEAGAVFVNGMVKSDPRLPFGGIKDSGFGRELSRYGIREFTNVQTVWIK